A stretch of the Bacteroidota bacterium genome encodes the following:
- a CDS encoding PsbP-related protein: protein MKKYIFISSILLIAIVFFSCGKKMEPVKVNKFKDYKDQIYGFKIQYPENWFQLGQSGNAQFYQSQGVKEKFIYPGQPGELGTEVLVQIKNLGGKTFDDFATELRDEIKQSGRIDSETNETIKDKSAIRMNFTIPITTKMNLQGYKYIFHVDSLIYTLSFSGFGEWFGAHTEVFTAMLNSFQLPEPVVKTIEGWTASTNLEKYETPFFAINYPDNLNFMSVAKGKFDFAAELRADRQDCSIRWDVFDAQDLPVEKVFEQNKARYKMKSPGEIVVDGQKTMFLNYTSMKDVESRAYFVVKNNKVIRITINWFDPQKQNYLIPFENIVITMKLK, encoded by the coding sequence GTGAAAAAATATATTTTCATATCATCAATATTGCTAATAGCCATCGTCTTCTTTTCGTGCGGAAAGAAAATGGAACCGGTAAAAGTCAATAAATTCAAGGATTACAAGGACCAGATTTACGGTTTTAAAATTCAATATCCTGAAAATTGGTTCCAATTAGGACAATCCGGCAATGCACAATTCTATCAATCACAAGGTGTAAAAGAAAAGTTCATTTATCCCGGACAACCCGGTGAGTTAGGGACAGAAGTTCTTGTTCAGATTAAAAACTTAGGAGGAAAAACATTCGATGATTTCGCGACTGAGCTACGTGATGAAATAAAACAAAGCGGCAGAATCGACAGCGAAACTAATGAAACGATAAAAGATAAGTCGGCAATCAGGATGAATTTTACCATTCCCATCACTACGAAGATGAATCTTCAGGGATACAAATATATTTTTCATGTAGATTCTTTAATCTACACATTAAGCTTTTCAGGATTTGGCGAATGGTTCGGTGCACATACAGAGGTATTCACAGCGATGTTAAATTCCTTCCAGCTCCCCGAACCGGTTGTTAAAACTATTGAAGGGTGGACAGCATCTACAAATTTAGAAAAATACGAAACTCCGTTTTTTGCTATCAACTATCCCGACAACCTCAATTTTATGTCTGTGGCTAAAGGTAAATTCGATTTCGCTGCGGAATTACGTGCAGACAGACAAGACTGCAGCATTCGTTGGGATGTATTCGATGCACAGGATTTACCAGTGGAAAAAGTATTTGAGCAAAACAAAGCACGATACAAAATGAAATCTCCTGGTGAGATTGTGGTTGACGGACAAAAAACTATGTTCCTGAATTATACATCCATGAAGGATGTTGAAAGTCGCGCCTACTTTGTTGTGAAAAACAACAAGGTTATCAGAATCACGATAAATTGGTTCGACCCGCAAAAGCAAAATTATTTGATACCTTTTGAAAATATTGTAATAACAATGAAATTAAAATAA
- a CDS encoding DinB family protein, producing MITETEVNQFLEIYISSHDNINKAITNLSEAELDFKPAPDKWSIRQILNHLCDSELMAITRMFRIISEENPSLLAYDQNKLAEKLFYKQLDEKAALLIFGLIRTRMYHLFIMLPIETWSRKGLHSEKGEVSLFEMLKTYADHGEKHLQQINNIHLAFTK from the coding sequence ATGATAACAGAAACCGAAGTCAATCAATTTTTAGAAATTTACATATCATCGCACGATAATATTAATAAAGCTATCACTAATTTGTCTGAAGCAGAATTGGATTTCAAGCCAGCACCGGATAAATGGTCGATACGGCAAATTCTCAATCATTTGTGCGACAGCGAGCTTATGGCGATTACTCGAATGTTCAGGATTATTTCAGAAGAAAATCCATCCCTTTTAGCTTACGACCAAAACAAATTGGCAGAAAAACTTTTCTACAAACAATTAGATGAAAAGGCAGCATTATTAATATTCGGATTAATACGGACTCGAATGTATCATCTATTCATAATGTTACCAATCGAAACCTGGAGCCGTAAAGGATTACATTCCGAAAAAGGCGAGGTTTCTCTTTTCGAAATGCTAAAAACCTATGCCGACCACGGCGAAAAACATTTGCAACAAATCAATAATATTCACTTAGCGTTCACCAAATAA